Proteins from a genomic interval of Xylanibacillus composti:
- the thrB gene encoding homoserine kinase has product MSNEQRVYVRVPASTANLGPGFDTLGMALNLYAWVEMSWAAAPEVELYGDHLEGVPANESNLMYEVAQNLLAAAGEPSRPLRIGIYSEIPLTRGLGSSAAAIVGALVAANELAGRPFCDDELFQMATRLEKHPDNVGAALFGGIVVASWDGERAEAIRIEPDPRLKGLAVIPKFHLSTAKARSVLPAAVEMKEAVSNISRSSLLVAALSTGRLDVLSHAMKDSLHQPYRMQLIPGMPEILEQAPAYGALGAALSGAGPTLLALVDRTAEAHDRLERFMLETFRANGIEAEAIWLEPCTEGAQVLTHYDGKCTLIENIKGEVST; this is encoded by the coding sequence ATGAGCAATGAACAACGAGTGTATGTACGGGTTCCGGCCAGCACCGCAAACCTGGGACCCGGCTTTGACACATTGGGCATGGCATTGAATCTGTACGCCTGGGTAGAGATGTCCTGGGCTGCAGCGCCAGAAGTCGAACTATACGGCGATCATCTGGAGGGTGTGCCGGCTAATGAAAGCAACCTGATGTATGAGGTTGCCCAAAATTTGCTTGCTGCTGCGGGCGAGCCAAGCCGGCCATTGCGCATCGGCATATACAGCGAAATTCCGCTGACGAGAGGTCTGGGCAGCAGTGCCGCTGCGATAGTGGGCGCGCTGGTGGCGGCCAACGAGCTGGCAGGACGCCCCTTCTGCGACGATGAGCTGTTCCAGATGGCGACTCGCCTGGAAAAGCACCCGGATAATGTAGGAGCGGCTCTGTTTGGCGGAATAGTCGTGGCCAGCTGGGACGGGGAACGGGCTGAGGCCATACGCATAGAGCCGGATCCGCGGCTGAAAGGCTTGGCCGTCATTCCGAAGTTCCATCTGTCTACGGCCAAAGCGCGAAGCGTGCTGCCGGCCGCCGTAGAGATGAAAGAGGCAGTCTCCAATATTAGCAGAAGCTCCCTGCTGGTAGCTGCACTGAGCACAGGACGCCTGGATGTGCTTAGCCATGCGATGAAGGATTCGCTGCACCAGCCGTACCGGATGCAGCTGATTCCCGGAATGCCGGAAATATTGGAGCAGGCTCCCGCGTACGGCGCACTGGGCGCAGCCCTAAGCGGCGCTGGTCCGACCCTGCTAGCTTTGGTGGATCGTACCGCAGAGGCTCACGACAGACTGGAGCGCTTCATGCTGGAGACGTTCCGCGCCAATGGCATTGAGGCTGAAGCGATTTGGCTTGAGCCTTGTACGGAGGGCGCTCAAGTATTGACACATTATGACGGAAAGTGTACATTAATCGAAAACATTAAAGGAGAAGTCAGCACATGA
- a CDS encoding LysM peptidoglycan-binding domain-containing protein yields MKIHIVKKGDTLNGLAAKYGVDAATIYTANPQLVDPARLQPGTKLKVPSAPPHATVSQMYGPGARDSKSELDYEYEVLDAEQPVDQVEDDEAEEAEAPMNEQQNDKNNAQQDAADAGHAKHPFHQGNVPAYEAGSFHELPEIPGMAEQPWGVPYEWAGMEPHYPGLGQKQAQNEESRQCHSCMGTSPSSYAETMAVPYPIAAPPYSYQASPYWMQPAGSYYPPMTYMTPYAYGTAYEQTPSAYSPPAYSPYTSYSPFASYAPYTRNGEEAFANGDSQDQDYRAEEGTEQDREAQTAEAAAPKQQRAKKLKRKARTHSRAGKTAAKSKNTPWINL; encoded by the coding sequence GTGAAAATCCATATCGTGAAAAAAGGAGATACCTTAAACGGGCTGGCCGCCAAATATGGGGTGGATGCAGCAACGATTTATACGGCAAACCCCCAGCTTGTTGATCCGGCGCGCCTGCAGCCGGGAACGAAGCTCAAGGTGCCGTCTGCCCCCCCTCATGCCACTGTCTCGCAAATGTATGGTCCGGGGGCCAGAGATTCGAAGTCGGAGCTGGATTATGAATATGAGGTGCTGGACGCGGAACAGCCAGTGGATCAAGTGGAAGATGATGAGGCCGAGGAAGCGGAGGCGCCAATGAATGAACAGCAGAATGACAAGAACAACGCGCAACAGGACGCAGCCGATGCGGGTCATGCCAAACATCCCTTTCATCAAGGGAATGTTCCGGCGTACGAAGCCGGTTCCTTTCATGAATTGCCCGAAATCCCGGGCATGGCTGAACAGCCTTGGGGCGTTCCCTATGAATGGGCTGGCATGGAGCCGCACTATCCTGGATTAGGCCAGAAGCAAGCACAAAATGAGGAGAGCCGCCAGTGCCATTCCTGCATGGGTACGTCCCCAAGCAGCTACGCAGAGACAATGGCTGTTCCTTATCCAATTGCGGCACCGCCGTATTCGTACCAAGCGTCCCCTTATTGGATGCAGCCCGCTGGCAGCTACTATCCTCCTATGACGTATATGACGCCGTATGCGTACGGTACAGCTTATGAGCAAACGCCATCTGCCTACTCTCCGCCTGCCTATTCACCGTATACGTCTTATTCTCCCTTTGCGTCCTATGCGCCGTATACGCGCAACGGGGAGGAAGCATTCGCCAATGGCGATAGCCAGGACCAAGACTATAGAGCGGAAGAAGGGACAGAACAGGATCGGGAAGCGCAGACTGCGGAAGCTGCGGCTCCGAAGCAGCAACGCGCCAAAAAATTAAAGCGGAAGGCGCGGACGCATAGCCGCGCAGGTAAAACAGCAGCAAAATCAAAAAATACACCGTGGATTAATTTGTAA
- a CDS encoding BofC C-terminal domain-containing protein — protein MNVSRLWRHIKKRLRRKKSWLTLAVLFVTVIAILGIADNRSNQDAVQVWDPGASNLEESVYDVWLENQYVCGEDRQSLGQMSAVQVEQFAAEHPDWQLTRSGSEIRFVQQIDDLSPYCKSNAYFGVDQGGHLSLFDGRPEEDKVLQTFFQLNVEYLESSLPSETVKQLYAGIKVNDFAEYNSVLSTFSDYAVEDAEKVLKPAL, from the coding sequence GTGAATGTTTCCCGTCTATGGAGGCACATCAAAAAAAGATTGCGCAGAAAAAAAAGCTGGCTGACGTTGGCCGTCTTATTCGTAACCGTCATTGCGATTCTGGGGATTGCCGACAATCGGAGCAATCAGGATGCCGTGCAGGTGTGGGACCCCGGTGCATCGAATTTGGAGGAATCTGTGTATGATGTCTGGCTGGAAAATCAGTATGTTTGCGGCGAGGATCGACAGTCGCTCGGGCAGATGAGCGCAGTCCAGGTGGAGCAATTCGCCGCCGAGCATCCAGACTGGCAGCTTACAAGATCCGGCAGCGAGATTCGCTTCGTGCAGCAGATCGACGACTTGTCCCCCTATTGCAAATCGAACGCTTATTTCGGCGTGGACCAAGGCGGGCATTTGTCCTTATTTGATGGCAGGCCGGAAGAGGACAAAGTGCTTCAAACCTTTTTCCAATTGAATGTGGAATACCTGGAAAGCAGCCTGCCCAGCGAAACGGTGAAACAGTTATATGCCGGTATCAAGGTCAATGACTTTGCTGAATACAACAGCGTGCTTTCCACTTTCAGCGATTATGCGGTGGAGGATGCGGAAAAAGTTTTGAAACCGGCCCTATAG
- a CDS encoding ACT domain-containing protein — protein MSTKRGLIALSIQESSAGGTYYLVREDMLPEGVLKTVRAKQLLATGEAKTVYEAVERAGLSRSAFYKYKDGVHELNRHEQSRLATVSMELHHRSGVLSNVLLMIAAWQGNVLTIHQTIPLQGMANVVVTIDTSGMKESLGRLLEELRRLDGVKQADWIGHG, from the coding sequence ATGTCCACCAAGAGAGGACTGATTGCGTTGTCCATTCAGGAATCATCCGCTGGCGGAACATACTACTTGGTTCGTGAGGATATGCTTCCCGAAGGCGTGCTGAAGACAGTCCGCGCCAAGCAGCTGCTGGCGACCGGCGAAGCGAAGACCGTCTACGAGGCAGTGGAGCGGGCGGGCTTGAGCCGCAGCGCCTTCTACAAGTACAAGGATGGCGTCCATGAGCTGAACCGGCATGAGCAGAGCCGCCTGGCGACAGTATCCATGGAACTCCATCACCGGTCGGGCGTATTGTCGAACGTACTGCTGATGATTGCGGCATGGCAGGGCAATGTGCTGACCATTCACCAGACGATACCGCTGCAGGGCATGGCCAATGTAGTCGTCACAATCGACACGTCTGGCATGAAGGAATCGCTTGGACGCCTGCTGGAGGAGCTCAGGCGACTGGACGGAGTCAAGCAGGCGGATTGGATCGGACACGGGTAG
- a CDS encoding Na(+)/H(+) antiporter subunit C, with amino-acid sequence MELLMAILIGVLFMVGTYLILTRRLLRIVLGTLLLSHGAHLLLMTTAGLKRGAPPLLGEEAAAYADPLPQALILTSIVISFGVTSFILVLAYRTYKQLGTDDMEQLRRQEDE; translated from the coding sequence ATGGAATTGTTGATGGCGATTTTAATCGGCGTTCTGTTTATGGTCGGAACCTATTTGATCCTCACCAGACGCTTGCTGCGCATCGTATTGGGTACGCTGCTGCTCAGTCATGGCGCCCATTTGCTGCTGATGACCACGGCCGGCTTGAAGCGCGGCGCGCCGCCGCTTCTGGGCGAGGAAGCAGCAGCTTATGCCGATCCGCTTCCGCAGGCGCTCATTTTGACCTCAATCGTGATCAGCTTTGGGGTCACTTCATTCATTCTGGTGCTGGCTTACCGGACCTATAAACAATTGGGGACTGATGATATGGAACAACTAAGGAGACAGGAAGATGAATAA
- a CDS encoding Na+/H+ antiporter subunit A: MSWLHLIVLAPFLATVFIPVIHKAFPKLHIGWAVLPLPIALLISLLSQIGKVSSHVSVEASMPWIPSYGIYFDVYLDGLSMLFALLITGIGTLVVLYSIYYLDKHKERLQAFYVYLLLFMGAMLGVVLSDNLMLLYMFWETTSLASFLLIAYWTQREKSRYGAQKSMLITVFGGMAMFAGFILLYVMGGTFSIRGLVEQAPHIAGDPLFIPALVLVLLGAFTKSAQFPFHIWLPDAMEAPTPVSAYLHSATMVKAGLYLVARMTPIFAGQAEWFWLVAGFGLFTLLWGSFSAVKQTDLKSILAFSTVSQLGLIMSLLGVGSLAVLYDAADERLFYAAVLAAVFHLFNHATFKGALFMVAGIVDHETGTRDIRKLGGLMSLMPITFTIAVVGGLSMAGLPPFNGFLSKEMFFTGMLKVLEADVFALETWGILFPIIAVVASVFTFVYSLMLVMRTFLGKLQPEKLEKKPHEAPIGMLIPPIVLASLVLLVGFYPNLIAHSLLEPAVSAILPNLLAPGDHFETHISFWHGWTAELFMTMGVVAVGLLLVLTLRRWVSLYDHLPQRLTLNRLYDGMLLGLQRGSSKGTEAYMSGSLRTYLIYIFLFFILVIGGSLAFIQPTLQASGYAPLAAYEWLLGLILAGAAAAIVLVSSRMSAILAAGAVGYMVSLYFVILRAPDLALTQLVVETVSVALFLLCFYHLPKLRRDMNRVRFQSVNFLIAIGVGAIITILTLAVQGVRPFDSISDYFIANAHDEAGGDNVVNVILVDFRGFDTMLEILVLGIAAIGIYALIKLRLGGDYREHQ, translated from the coding sequence GTGTCGTGGTTGCATTTGATTGTTCTCGCGCCATTTTTGGCGACGGTGTTCATACCGGTCATACATAAGGCTTTTCCCAAATTGCATATTGGATGGGCGGTTCTTCCGCTGCCAATCGCGCTGCTGATTAGCCTGCTCTCGCAAATCGGCAAGGTTTCCAGCCACGTGAGCGTGGAGGCGTCAATGCCTTGGATTCCGTCTTACGGCATTTACTTTGACGTCTATCTGGATGGCTTGAGTATGTTGTTTGCCTTGCTGATTACGGGTATCGGCACATTGGTCGTCTTGTATTCGATTTATTATTTGGATAAGCACAAAGAGCGGCTGCAGGCATTCTATGTGTATTTGCTGCTCTTTATGGGCGCCATGCTGGGCGTAGTCCTTTCCGACAACTTGATGCTGCTGTATATGTTCTGGGAGACCACCAGCCTTGCGTCATTTTTGTTGATCGCCTATTGGACGCAGCGTGAAAAGTCGCGGTACGGTGCGCAGAAGTCCATGCTGATTACCGTATTTGGCGGCATGGCCATGTTTGCCGGGTTCATTCTGCTCTATGTGATGGGCGGAACGTTCAGCATCCGCGGGCTTGTGGAGCAAGCGCCTCACATAGCCGGCGACCCGCTGTTTATACCGGCCCTTGTGCTTGTATTGCTCGGCGCTTTTACGAAGTCGGCGCAGTTCCCGTTTCATATCTGGCTTCCAGATGCGATGGAAGCTCCTACGCCGGTCAGCGCTTATCTTCATTCTGCCACAATGGTCAAGGCGGGCCTGTACCTGGTAGCCCGCATGACGCCAATATTTGCAGGACAGGCGGAATGGTTCTGGCTGGTAGCCGGATTCGGTCTGTTCACGCTGCTGTGGGGATCGTTCTCGGCGGTCAAACAGACGGATCTGAAGTCGATTCTGGCCTTCTCCACTGTCAGCCAGCTCGGTCTGATCATGAGCTTGCTTGGAGTCGGGTCGTTGGCAGTGCTGTATGATGCAGCCGATGAGAGACTGTTCTATGCGGCTGTGCTGGCTGCTGTCTTCCATCTCTTCAATCACGCCACCTTCAAGGGCGCGCTCTTCATGGTTGCCGGCATCGTTGACCATGAAACCGGCACGCGCGATATTCGCAAGCTTGGCGGGTTGATGTCCTTGATGCCGATAACCTTTACGATAGCGGTTGTCGGCGGACTTTCCATGGCCGGGCTGCCGCCGTTCAACGGCTTTTTGAGTAAGGAAATGTTCTTTACCGGCATGCTGAAAGTGCTGGAGGCCGATGTGTTCGCTCTGGAAACATGGGGCATCCTGTTTCCGATTATTGCAGTCGTCGCCAGCGTCTTTACGTTTGTATACAGTCTGATGCTGGTGATGCGCACATTCCTTGGCAAGCTTCAGCCGGAAAAGCTGGAGAAGAAGCCGCATGAAGCGCCGATTGGCATGCTCATTCCGCCAATTGTGCTTGCTTCGCTTGTGCTGCTGGTCGGATTTTATCCGAACCTGATTGCCCATTCCTTGCTGGAACCGGCTGTCTCGGCGATACTGCCGAATCTGCTGGCGCCGGGTGATCACTTTGAAACGCATATTTCATTCTGGCACGGCTGGACGGCAGAGTTGTTCATGACGATGGGCGTGGTTGCCGTCGGACTGCTTCTCGTCCTGACCCTTCGCCGCTGGGTATCGCTTTACGATCATTTGCCTCAGCGCTTGACGCTGAACCGTCTGTATGACGGGATGCTGTTAGGACTGCAACGCGGTTCGTCCAAAGGTACGGAAGCGTACATGAGCGGCTCGTTGCGAACCTATCTGATTTACATTTTCCTGTTCTTCATCCTCGTTATCGGGGGAAGTCTGGCTTTCATTCAGCCTACGCTGCAGGCTTCGGGCTATGCGCCGCTTGCGGCTTACGAGTGGCTGCTCGGGCTGATTCTAGCCGGTGCGGCTGCGGCAATCGTGCTCGTGTCCTCCCGCATGTCCGCCATATTGGCGGCTGGCGCAGTCGGGTATATGGTATCCTTGTACTTCGTCATTTTGCGGGCGCCGGACCTGGCGCTTACCCAGCTGGTTGTCGAAACCGTTTCGGTTGCGCTGTTCCTGCTTTGCTTCTATCATTTGCCGAAGCTGCGCCGCGATATGAACCGGGTTCGCTTCCAATCGGTCAACTTCCTTATAGCAATTGGCGTAGGGGCCATCATAACGATCCTGACCTTGGCTGTGCAAGGGGTTCGGCCGTTCGACAGCATCTCGGATTACTTTATTGCCAACGCTCATGATGAGGCTGGCGGAGACAACGTCGTCAATGTCATCCTGGTCGACTTCAGGGGCTTCGATACGATGCTCGAGATATTGGTGCTTGGCATCGCCGCGATCGGGATATACGCGCTTATCAAGCTTCGATTGGGAGGGGATTACCGTGAACATCAATGA
- a CDS encoding homoserine dehydrogenase, which produces MKSIKVGLLGLGTVGTGVVRIVEGHQEDLQRKVGCPIEIEQILVKDKRKQRSIPLPTAKLTEDPADIIDNPDIDIVIEVMGGIAQAKELMLQAIARGKHVVTANKDLMAQHGAEILAQAAEKQCDVLYEASVAGGIPILRTLVNGFSSDRITKIMGIVNGTTNYILSKMSQEGASYEEVLREAQQLGYAEADPTSDVEGMDAAYKMAILGTLGFHTHVAMEDVSVKGISQVSKEDILYGQRLGYEIKLLGIAERKNDAISLSVQPTMVKQTHPLASVNGVFNAVYVYGEAVGETMFYGPGAGEMPTATSVVSDLVAIARNIMLGVSGKTSLAPYNEKKLMSDEQVVSKNFLLLHVADRAGVLSQITQVFAKHDVSLESVLQQPNEHNPLAEIIIITHDASRAGMNRVLAELEQLDVVQLIKSVYRVEG; this is translated from the coding sequence ATGAAATCGATCAAAGTTGGGCTTCTCGGTTTAGGCACAGTCGGTACCGGCGTCGTTCGGATCGTTGAAGGGCATCAGGAAGATTTGCAGCGCAAGGTAGGCTGTCCGATTGAGATTGAACAGATTCTGGTCAAGGATAAGCGCAAGCAAAGGTCCATTCCTCTGCCAACAGCCAAGTTGACGGAGGATCCGGCCGACATTATAGACAATCCCGATATCGATATTGTCATTGAGGTTATGGGCGGCATAGCGCAGGCGAAAGAGCTGATGCTCCAGGCGATTGCGCGCGGGAAGCATGTCGTGACGGCGAACAAGGACTTGATGGCGCAGCACGGCGCCGAAATATTGGCTCAGGCCGCTGAGAAGCAGTGCGATGTGCTCTATGAGGCAAGTGTCGCCGGGGGGATACCGATCCTGCGCACCTTGGTGAATGGATTCTCTTCGGATCGCATTACCAAAATCATGGGCATCGTCAATGGGACGACCAACTACATTTTGTCCAAGATGAGTCAGGAAGGCGCTTCTTACGAGGAAGTGCTCAGGGAAGCGCAGCAGCTTGGCTATGCGGAGGCAGACCCTACCTCGGATGTCGAAGGGATGGACGCGGCATACAAAATGGCCATTCTGGGGACGCTCGGCTTTCATACTCATGTGGCCATGGAGGATGTTTCGGTCAAGGGCATCAGCCAAGTAAGCAAAGAAGACATTTTATATGGGCAGAGACTGGGCTATGAAATCAAGCTGCTTGGCATTGCAGAGCGAAAGAATGACGCGATCAGCCTTAGCGTGCAGCCGACCATGGTCAAACAGACGCATCCGCTTGCATCTGTAAACGGCGTGTTCAACGCAGTGTATGTGTATGGAGAAGCCGTTGGCGAAACGATGTTCTACGGACCCGGCGCGGGTGAAATGCCCACTGCAACCTCGGTCGTTTCGGATCTTGTCGCCATCGCCCGCAACATCATGCTCGGCGTCAGCGGCAAGACGAGTCTTGCTCCCTACAATGAGAAAAAACTGATGAGCGACGAGCAGGTCGTCAGCAAAAACTTTTTGCTGCTGCATGTGGCTGATCGGGCTGGGGTGCTTTCGCAAATTACGCAAGTGTTCGCCAAGCATGACGTCAGCCTGGAATCGGTTCTGCAGCAGCCGAATGAGCATAATCCGCTTGCGGAAATTATCATCATCACGCATGATGCCAGCCGTGCTGGCATGAATCGGGTATTGGCGGAGCTGGAACAGCTGGATGTTGTTCAGCTGATCAAGAGCGTATACCGGGTGGAAGGCTGA
- a CDS encoding molybdopterin oxidoreductase family protein, with protein sequence MALSHCCFCSMQCGLEIEVGDGEWTAKPRKDFPVSTGRLCQKGFHAPLHVFHESRVLTPRRRLLAGDGRSKWEEAGWDASLEQIAGEIGELQAKYGMDSMAVFGGGSLTNELCYLLGKFARVALQTPYIDYNGRYCMSSAAAAGNKAFGIDRGMTMPLEEIERADCLILAGTNIAECQPTMMPYLLAAKKRGAFIVTVDPRNTPTSKLADVHIRLQPGFDSVFVNGLLHVMIEENLVNLPFIQTRVEGFDELKEAVQDYTPDRVEAWTGVMAAVVRTVARKFAAAATGIVMTARGIEQQTNGVDNTLNYINLSLVTGKIGRSGCGYGAITGQANGQGGREHGQKADQLPGYRSIQDPAAREHVSAVWGIQADSLPGPGVSAYELFEKIDRGEIKGLLVLGSNPVVSSPNSTLVKRALRKLKLLVVIDLFETETARLAHWLVPGSSFMEAEGTLTNLEGRVFYRERAMEPLRGNPEDFQILCKLAELLGKGAYFPYSKAEDIFTELRRASAGGKADYQGITYAKLKENHGVFWPCPEESHSGTPMMFTDTFAHPDGKARLHGIVPQLPAEPADRRYPYVLTTGRLANHYLSGAQTRRTDPLNKKAPQPVAEIHPSVAERLKLKLNSRLRLTSRRGTMTVAFKVSEGIHPSTVFLPFHWGDEQSVNLLTVPALDPISRMPEFKICAVQIERLDDEAEDDALMEIAAERQ encoded by the coding sequence ATGGCGTTAAGTCATTGCTGTTTTTGCAGTATGCAGTGCGGGTTGGAGATTGAGGTTGGAGACGGGGAGTGGACAGCCAAACCGAGGAAGGACTTCCCGGTATCGACCGGGAGGCTGTGCCAGAAGGGCTTTCATGCGCCGCTTCACGTATTCCATGAATCCCGGGTTCTGACTCCGAGGAGGCGACTGCTTGCAGGCGATGGCCGCAGCAAGTGGGAGGAAGCGGGATGGGATGCTTCGTTAGAACAGATTGCCGGGGAAATTGGCGAGCTGCAAGCGAAATATGGAATGGACAGCATGGCTGTATTTGGCGGCGGATCGTTGACCAATGAGCTCTGCTACCTGCTGGGGAAGTTTGCCCGTGTTGCGCTGCAAACTCCCTATATTGACTACAACGGCCGCTATTGCATGTCTTCTGCGGCAGCGGCAGGCAATAAGGCTTTTGGAATCGACCGAGGCATGACGATGCCGCTGGAGGAAATCGAACGAGCCGATTGTCTCATCCTGGCCGGAACGAACATTGCGGAATGCCAGCCGACGATGATGCCTTATTTGCTCGCTGCGAAGAAACGCGGCGCATTTATCGTAACCGTGGACCCGCGGAATACGCCGACATCGAAGCTCGCGGATGTACACATCCGGCTGCAGCCTGGTTTTGACTCTGTATTTGTTAATGGGCTCCTGCATGTGATGATAGAGGAGAACTTGGTCAATCTTCCCTTTATCCAAACGCGTGTGGAAGGTTTCGATGAACTGAAGGAGGCTGTACAGGATTATACGCCGGATCGTGTGGAAGCGTGGACGGGCGTCATGGCGGCTGTGGTGCGTACAGTGGCGAGAAAGTTCGCCGCGGCGGCAACAGGCATCGTGATGACGGCCAGGGGAATCGAGCAGCAGACGAATGGCGTGGACAATACGCTGAACTATATCAACCTGTCGCTAGTTACAGGGAAAATTGGCAGAAGCGGCTGCGGATATGGGGCCATCACCGGACAAGCGAACGGTCAGGGGGGCAGGGAGCATGGACAAAAGGCGGATCAGCTGCCGGGATATCGCAGCATCCAGGATCCGGCCGCCAGAGAGCATGTCAGCGCTGTATGGGGAATTCAAGCAGATTCGCTTCCGGGGCCGGGTGTTTCGGCTTATGAATTGTTTGAAAAAATAGACAGAGGGGAAATCAAAGGGCTGCTAGTTCTGGGTTCCAATCCGGTTGTATCGAGCCCGAACAGCACGCTGGTCAAGCGGGCGCTGCGCAAGCTGAAGCTGTTGGTTGTGATCGATCTGTTCGAGACAGAGACAGCGAGGCTGGCGCACTGGCTAGTCCCGGGATCGTCGTTCATGGAAGCAGAGGGGACGCTGACCAATCTGGAAGGTCGGGTTTTTTACCGGGAGCGTGCAATGGAGCCGCTCCGGGGGAATCCAGAAGACTTTCAAATCCTATGCAAGTTGGCGGAACTGCTCGGCAAAGGCGCTTACTTCCCATACAGCAAGGCAGAGGATATCTTCACCGAGCTAAGACGCGCATCGGCCGGCGGCAAGGCCGATTATCAGGGCATCACCTATGCGAAGCTGAAGGAGAATCATGGCGTGTTCTGGCCGTGTCCGGAGGAGTCGCACAGCGGTACGCCCATGATGTTCACCGACACCTTTGCCCACCCTGACGGGAAAGCTCGTCTCCATGGCATTGTTCCGCAGCTGCCAGCCGAGCCGGCGGATCGCCGCTATCCCTATGTATTGACGACAGGGCGTCTGGCGAACCATTATTTGAGCGGGGCGCAAACGAGACGCACCGATCCGCTGAACAAGAAGGCGCCGCAGCCCGTCGCCGAGATTCATCCTTCAGTAGCGGAACGGCTGAAGCTGAAGCTGAACAGCCGTCTGCGGTTGACAAGTCGGCGAGGGACGATGACGGTAGCGTTCAAGGTAAGCGAAGGCATTCATCCAAGCACGGTATTCCTTCCATTTCACTGGGGGGATGAGCAATCGGTCAATCTGTTGACTGTGCCGGCGCTCGATCCGATCAGCCGCATGCCCGAATTTAAGATATGTGCCGTGCAGATCGAGCGATTGGATGATGAGGCGGAGGATGACGCGCTTATGGAAATAGCGGCAGAACGGCAATGA
- a CDS encoding Na(+)/H(+) antiporter subunit B, whose product MNINDVILRTATKVITFIILAFSLYLFFAGHNNPGGGFIGGLVTASALVLMYLAFDLESMKKAIPVNYITMTAVGLLIAVATGLGSFLFGAPFLSHTFDYFDLPLFGEKTELATAVLFDLGVYLTVVGITMTIILAIGEDQS is encoded by the coding sequence GTGAACATCAATGACGTCATATTGAGAACGGCGACGAAGGTAATCACTTTCATCATCTTGGCGTTTTCCTTGTATTTGTTCTTCGCCGGACACAACAATCCGGGCGGAGGCTTCATCGGCGGCCTGGTGACCGCATCGGCGCTCGTGTTGATGTATCTGGCATTTGATCTGGAAAGCATGAAGAAGGCGATACCTGTCAACTACATTACGATGACGGCCGTCGGTCTGCTGATCGCTGTGGCTACCGGTCTCGGTTCCTTCTTGTTCGGGGCTCCGTTTCTCTCCCATACCTTTGACTATTTCGACTTGCCGCTGTTCGGCGAGAAGACGGAGCTGGCGACTGCGGTCTTGTTTGATCTCGGCGTTTATTTGACGGTAGTCGGCATAACCATGACCATCATTCTGGCAATCGGGGAGGATCAATCCTAA